AAAgtacataattttctttttttttaatcctaaaaacattaaaagccCACCATAAAGAACGCGTTAATGATGTTCTTAGTGCATAGAGACCGTTAAGCCTGGTGTTATCAATTAGTCAATTACAATATTAGGGCACACACCATGATGAACGAATGAACAACAAAGATAAGTTTATTGACTTTCTTATTATAACTTCACTCTCTTGCAGTTTTGTTTACAACATGAGTTACATTATATAGAGTTGTAAACTAGGGTTTTAGCTTTGTCCTCCTTCGTCCTGTAGCAAAGCGTACCGGTTTTGGATCTTGACAGCCTGTGCTTGACCAGCTGGCTTGCCCTCTCCCATTTGCTTTTCCTTTCCGTTGCTCACTTTGGTCTTATCCTTACTAACGTTTTGTCTTGTGCAGGAAGAAGACCGTTGAAACTGAAGAGCAAAGCTCTGCGTTTTGTTCAAATCAGTGTTGGGCTTCGCAGGAGCTGGGCTTGACCCACTTGTGATAATAGGCCCCCTCAAACTTGGTGCATCGATTGTATCAACACCGAGTTTGCCTCGAAGAGAAGAAAACGCAGCTTGAGGAAGAGatttggtgaagatgtcagcgATCTGATGCTGATTTGAGATGTGTTTCACCTCGAGAGCTCCTAACGCAACCCTTTCCCTGACGTAATGATAGTCCAGCGCAAAGTGTTTGGTCCTCGAGTGAAATGAGGGATTTGCTGAAAGAAGAACCGTTGAGAGATTGTCGCAAAGCAGCAATGGTGTAGTCAGAAGAGGCAATCCGAGCTCCCGGACGATAGAACAAAGCCAGGTAATCTCAGATGCCGTCTCAGATAGAGTTCTATATTCACCTTCAGTAGAACTTTTAGATACTGTAGGTTGTTTCTTTGATGACCAAGAAATTAGATCTTCCCCAGAAACGTGCTATAACCCCTAGTAAATCTTCTTGTAGAGCTACATTCTGCCCAGTCACTATCGATGTAGGCAGTGAGGGTGAAGTCTGTTTCTTTGTGTAGAGAGATCCCCATTGTGATTGTGCCTTTAACGTATCTGATGATCCGTTTCAACAGGTGAAAATCAGAGACTGTTGGCGAGTGCATCTTCTAACAGACATAATTCACAGCAAATTGAATGTCTGGACGCGTCAGAGTCAGATACTGGAGCTTGCCAGCAAGACTTCTGAAGTAGGTAGGATGAGAGAACAGTTCAGACTTGTCTTCAACTCGATTCAGTTGATGTGGCAAAGGCGTAGGAATTGGTTCACAGTCTTTCATCCTTGCGACTGCAAGTAAGTCTTCTGCATACTTTTGCTGACATAAGAACAACCCTTTATCATGTGTCTGAACTTGAATTCCCAAAAAGTAGTGTAGCTTTCCCATATCAGTCATTCTGAACTCGCTGTTGAGTTGCTTAAGTAGATGATCAAGACTCTCTGAGCTGTTTCCTGTGATCACCATGTCGTCTACATATAGTAGAAGAATAATAATGTCTGTTTCCGTTTTGTAAACAAACAGGGATGGATCAGACTTGGAGCAGCAAAAACCAAAGTCAATCAGGAAGGTGCTGAACTTGTCGAACCACGCCCTCGGAGCTTGCTTCAAGCCGTAGATCGCTTTGTTCAATTTCCACACATGATGAGGATGCTCTTGATCAACAAAACCAGCAGGTTGCTTCATGAACACCTATTCTTGTAAATCACCGTGTAAGAATGCATTTTTGACATCCATTTGTCTTATTTCCCAATTCAATACCGTAGCCATGTGTAGAATTGTCCTTAATGATGCCATTCTAACCACAGGGCTGTAGGTTTCAAGATAATCAACCCCTTCTTCTTGCTCATTTCTTTTTGCAAACAGACGAGATCGAAGCTTCTTGAAACTTCCATCTGCATTCAACTTCACTCTATGCACCCATCTGTTTCCTAGGACGTGCATATCTTCAGACCGTGGAACCAGTGTAAAGGTATTAGTTTCTTTACATGATTCAAACTCATCTCCCATAGCATTTCTCCAACCTTCATGTTTTAACGCATCTGCTATAGTTCTTGGCTCTGGTATTGACACCTTTTGTGTGAGTAGAGCATAGCGAGGGTTAGGTTTGACAGTGCCCACTTACGACCTTGTGACCATTTGGTGTCTTTGTGGTGCAGGTGGAGATGGATGTGGTATAGGAGAATGACTTGGTTCCGGAGGAGGAGTTGGTGTAGAAGTAGATGAAGATGCCGAAGACACCTTGTTACTTGAAGCCGATGGAGACTGAGGAACAGACTGCAGAGGTGGGAAGTCAGATTCAGAGAACAGAGGAACAGATCCTTGATGAACCACTGATTCTGATACTGGAGCTTTTGTTTCCTTCTCTTGCTCTGCGGGTGATTGCGGAACAAAGCTCATTTGCCACGCCTTGAGAAGAGGAGTTAAGACTGATGGATGACTATGCTTGTAAGCATGTTCAAAAGGGAAATCAGTTTCATCAAACAGAACGTGGCGTGTGATGTAGACACGACCAGTTGGAGGGTAAATGCATCTATATCCCTTGTATCTGTCATTGTAGCCTAGGAATACGCACTTGAGAGATCTAGGATCAAACTTGTTGGTAGCATAGGCTCTGAGAGACGGGTAGCAAGCACAACCAAACGTTCTTAGAAAACTGTAGTTGACTGCTTTCCCAAACAGTTTTTGATAAGGAATCTGATTGTTTGGCAGGCTGCTTGTAGGGAGAAGATTGCTCAGGAAGGTTGCTGTGAAGAACTCTTCTACCCAATACTTCAGAGGCATCTTGCTATCAAACATCATTGACAACCCGAGCTCAGTGATGTGTCGATGCTTCCTTTCAGCCAGTCCGTTCTGCTGCGGCGTATGAGGACACAAGATTTGTTGTCTGATCCCATCTTTTTGCAAGTGAGAGAGAAATGCAGAACTGATAAATTCACCGCCTCCGTCACATTGAAAGGTACCAATTCCGCATCTTAATTGATTCTCTACTAAAGCTTGGAACTTGCAAAAGATTGTAAAGAAATCTGACTTGTATTTCATAGGATAGATCCAACAAAACCGTGACCAATGGTCAATAAAGATTACATAAAATCTGAAACCGTGAACAGATGTTGTTGGTGCAAACCCCCAGAGATCACAATGAATCTTCTCCAAAAGCCGAGAAGCAACATAACTAGAAGACTGAAAAGGTAAGCTACTGCTCTTGCCAAGTTGACATCACTGACACATCTTCTTGGTACTTGAGCTTATTTTGATGAGGTTGTTTGCAGAGAGATGTTGAAGAACTTGCTGATGAGGATGCCCGAGTCTTCTATGCCAAATAGCGTATGTAGCAGATTGCTGCCTAGAGGAGTATAGAGCTTTTATTTGCGGCTTGTTCCAACTCTATAAATACCATTAGCCCTTCTTCCCTTGGTAAGAACCTTCTTTGTAACCTTGTCCTTTATAGAAACTTCGACATTGTCAAACTCAACAGTGCAAGGATAATCATCTGTGACTTTTGATACATATAAGAGAGATTTGGCAATCTGAGGACACACAATGACATCGTTGAGAGGAAGTATACCTGAGGAAGAGGCTATGGATGTGGAACCGATATGAGTGATAGGTAGGTAACTCCCATCTCCTACCATAACAGTGTCCGTTCCATGATAAGGTTGTGACTGATGTAAATTCCTCGTGGAACTTGTGACGTGTGCAGATGCAGCAGAGTCAGGGTACCACTCAGAACCAGAGTCATCAGAGACCTCTGTGATGCGCATTGCTGCCAGAGCCTGAGGAAGTTCATCAAGTTGGTAGCTACTATCAAAACGGTGATAACATTTGAGGGCATGGTGACCTGGCTTGCCACAGATTTGACATGTAGGACGCGTATCTCCATCATACGAAGACGTGATCTGCTGGTGAAAGCCTCGTCCTCGTGTGTTGTAAGAACCACGACTACGGCCTCTTCTGCCACCACGACCTCGAGAGGAGTAGTAGTTCCCTTGCTGTTGCGTGCGAACTGACGCAAACGCTAGATGCGGAGTCACTTCTTGACCAGTATTGTAGCCTTGAAGTCTGTCGTCGAAAGCAACTAGACGGGGAAAGATGGATTCGAACGTCGGAGGTGGAACAGTATCAATAGAGCCTTCAATATCTGTCTTGATAGGCTCATAGTCACGCCCCAGACCATGAAGAGCCGAGAAGATCTTCATTGCCTCCGTCATGGGAGCACTAATAGAGGCAATCTGGTCACTGAGGGCTTTAACCTCCTGAAGAAAATCGAACATCTTTTTGTCTCCTTTGGCTAAAGTCTGCATATTGTGCTGAAGCTCAAACAAACGGGAGTTAGATGGTCTGTTGAAGTGTGTCTCAAGCGTGGACCAGATCTCTTGAGCTGTAGAACAGTTCGCCACCATGGATTGGAGAGAATCAGTGATAGATCCAAGGAGCCATGACTGGACGACTTGATCTGTTTGAAACCAAAGCTCATGGTCAGGGTTTGGAACAGGAGTAGAGGTGCAATGAATGGTGGGAGCCAAGATGGTAGTAACTGGCTGAGGGATGGTACCAGTGACGAAACCAAACAAACGCTGCCCACTGAGAAAAGACTGAAACTGACGTTTCCAGAAGAAAAAGTTTTGCTCATTGAGCTTTACGGTAACACAGTGAATGATGTTTAAGCGAGGAGGGTCATAAGGCTCAAGATCCATGGTGGCACCgtgtgctctgataccatgaacgAATGAATAACAAAGATAAGTTTCTTGACTTTCTTATTATAACTTCACTCTCTTGCAGTTTTGTTTACAACATGAGTTACATTATATAGAGTTGTAAACTAGGGTTTTAGCTTTGTGCTCCTTCGTCCTGTAGCAAAGCGTACCGGTTTTGGATCTTGACAGCCTGTGCTTGACCAGCTGGCTTGCCCTCTCccatttatttttcctttccATTGCTCACTTTGGTCTTATCCTTACTAACGTTTTGTCTTGGACAGGAAAAAGACCGTTGAAACTAAAGAGCAAAGCTCTGCGTTTTGTTCAAATCAGTGTTGGGCTTCGCATGAGCTGGGCTTGACCCACTTGTGATAATACATGGGACATCGTCTCTTGGAAAAGGTCTTGGGCAGTATATAGTTCACTCACTTGACAGAAGTCACAGAACTTCTTTTAGACATGTCATGAAGAAATTCCACTCCACCGTTCACTTTCTTAGCCCTACAACATCCATCTATGAGAATTTAAAGTCACTATATGTTTTGAGGAGCAGCATCGATCACTGAGTTATAAGTGTATGGTATCAGGAAATATACCCCTACCGAGCAACTCTTTGTATAATTCTCCCGCCTCCATTAACTTCTCTTCTTTGAAAGTTACAATATTAGGAATGATTTCCCTTTTTAGTCATTATCACTCAATAATTCTACGGCACCGCTCCATCTAAAAATCTACACGAATAGAAATAACCATATTTCACACAATTGTAGCTTTTTTTGTGTGCACGTCACACGGTTGTAGCTAAAAAAACATTCGGTTCCTCTCCTGCAAAACTTCCTCTGCTCGAAGAAAGTAGACTCTTTGGATTTAAGAACCAATACAtgtaaccaaaatatttaagttgttattaattacacTTATTTGGATTTTAATTACACTTATTTAACCAATAATATCTCAATACATGTAATCAAATATTTATCTCAAAACCATTCGGTTACATGTTTTAGGGACACGGGTCTACAAGATATTTaggtttaattaataaaaatttaaatatttttcttgttgtcctttttattcattttctaGTTTTAATCGAATCTTTTCTAGGTGATTCTAACattgcaaagaaaaaaaaagtattcaaaatatttaggTGATTTTAACATTGATCTCCGAAACATAGAAATTTttacttaacatataaatatatgaatattatttacctagaatttggaaaataaatatataaatattattgtcgACAAACCATGAGAGAACCCATCATCGCACCAAGTGCTAAAACGCGGGATTCTATGATCATTAATGagaaaataaactataaaattttacaaaaagttACATTGGTTGCACGTTAGCCGCCACCACATTCCTCAAATTTGATGGTCCATTTCTTGCACCCTAATACATCCAGTCTTTTTTTTGGATGTATAGATTGTCAATGTATACATCAATGTTGAACTTTTATTAAGCTTGGTACattcatttatgttttttcttctgaactttaaattcatatatattttaactaatatGAGTActgactttttaaaaattgtaacaaATGTAATaatttagttgacaaaaaaagtaacaatttcaaatttatttgacTATTTGATTATACAAAAACTATGTACTTTGTAAAATACGAGAAGGAAAAGTAATAATAATGTTGAGAATCTTTGTTTTGGTGGGAGACAGAATTATAAAGTCACCAATTAGTCTCCACAAACCATTATATATGTGAATATATCCAGCTATTTGATTTAATACTAATGCAGATTTATAGTTTATTTATACTGAGGGTTCATGGACACAGTccatcaatattttattttaagaggTACTAAAACCGAGTGCATGTACCATATAGGGATATTGTCATTGATAATTTACAAAGAACATCTTTAACTTcgctttgtttttatttcaaatttaattttaaagtgaagtatttttaagatattttattttcaactcTATAGTACTAGAAGACAAATAAAACTAGAGTACTATTCAAAAATGGAGTAAATATATTCGTTTATTACTCCatttaaattaataacattAAAAGAAAACTCATCTccatctaaaaatattattatttgaataaaataaacaaattaatacatttaaatttatattgctCTACATGCAAGGAAAAAGGAACTAAACCGAAAACTACTATTTTCAAGATGTTAAATTTATCACTTTCTCTATCTACTTTTCTCCCTTTCTTCAGCAAGAAGCAGTCTCTcccgttgacaaaaaaaagaaagcagtctctcagctttttttttatcttctttttatcTATTTCAAATAATGTTGGTCTTTTGTAAATTATTGGGCGAGAGAGGTTTATCTTTAATATACTTTATGCAGCCTTATTTAGCTATTcagattctttcttttttacggTCTTTTGAATCCTCTTTTTGACTAATTAGTAAGTAGTCGTTGAGAAAACAGTGAAAACATAGATTAACGTTCTTGAGAAATACCTAATAAAGTTTTTGCAAAATAAATGTTTGATACTCTTTTCTTTTAATCAAGTTTAATACTCAAATATATAACCACACGATATCAGAGTGAACTCTCTTCATATTATTTCTCCTTCTCAACCAACTCCGTAACTAGAGAAGATGAACATCATTGAAGCAGCTTTCTTCCTCTGCTTCATTTCATCTTCTAATGTAAGCAATATTCAATCTTTATCATCTTACTTTAAGCGTTTTTCATAGaagctttttaaaatatataacaatttgCATTTATGTTGATCTTTTCACCCGCCGAAACGTAGGTGCATTTCGCCGGAGCTACTAAACAAACCGCCGGCAACATCACGCCGTCAGAGAACCCATTCACACCCAAAGCCTCACTGATACGTTACTGGAACAAACGCATCAACGGCGGCTCACCACCACCTTCTTTTTTCCTCTCTAAGGCGTCCCCATTAACGACCGTAGACTCCACGCGCTTCGCCACACTCGCATCACGCCACGCGCTCGACACTCGCCTCTATGATTTCTGCACCGCCGCGAAGCTCTTCTGTTTCCCTGAGCTCGCCGCTCACTCCGTAACCGAGAAGCACGGCGATGACGTCGGGTTCTCCGTTTACAGCGACAAAAACTTCACCAACTACGGCTCCGACCGTCTCGCCGGAGCCGACACGTTTAAAAATTACTCCGGCGGGGACAATATCGGCGTCGACTCTTTCCGTCGTTATAGCCGAGATTCCGCCGGACACGACGATGGGTTTTCGAATTACGCCGGAGAAGTCAACGTCGCTGATCAGAGCTTCACCACTTACGCCACCGGATCCACCGGCGGCGCCGGCGACTTCACGAACTACCACACGAACGCAAACCAACCCAACGGGAGATTCACTTCCTACTCCGACGAAGCAAACGGCCGGTCACAATCCTTCACGACGTACTCCGAGAACGCAAACTCCGGCGCTCAGACGTTCACCAGCTACAGCAAAAACGGCAACGGAGCTCCGAACGGGTTCTCGGGTTACGGATCCGGGTCAAACGTGGTAAAATCTGGTTTCTCCGGGTACGGGGAGACCGCAAACGGAGCTAACGACACGTTCACAAGCTACGGCGGCGACGGGAATCTCCCGGTGAACGATTTTAAAAAGTACGGCGAAAGAGGAAACGGCGCCGTTTACGGGTTTAAGAGCTACAGAGACCAGTCCAACATCGGAGCTGACTCTTTCTCTTCCTACGCCAAAGATTCGCACAACGAGAAGGTCAATTTCGTAAATTACGGAAAATCATTCAACTTGGGCTCCGATGACTTCACAGGCTACGGCCAAGGCAACGACGGAGGTAACGTCAGCTTCAAAACCTACGGTCAAGGTCCGAGTTTCAAAGCGTACACAAAAGACGGCGTCGTTTTCGCGAGGTACTTTAATAACGCGAGCTCCAGTGGCAAAAAGGTAAATAAATGGACAGAGCCGGGTAAATTCTTCAGGGAGTCTATGTTAAGAGAAGGGACTTTGATGCAAATGCCAGATATTAAGGATAAAATGCCTAAAAGGACGTTTTTACCCCGAACCATAGTTTCAAAATTATCGTTTTCATCTTCTAAGACCGGCGAGGTATGGAGAATCTTCGGCGCCGGCGAGAACTCGTCGATGGCGGGGATAATCTCGTCGGCGATTTCCGAATGCGAGAGACCGCCAAGCTACGGCGAGACGAAGCGGTGCGTGGGATCAGCGGAGGACATGATCGATTTCGCCACGTCAGTGCTTGGACACGGCGTTGTGGTGAGGACGACGGAGAATGTGGTCGGGTCGAAGAAAAAAATCGTGATCGGGAAAGTCAAAGGAATCAACGGTGGAGATTTAACTAGAGCGGTTTCATGTCATCAGAGTTTGTACCCGTATCTACTGTATTATTGTCATTCGGTACCTAAGGTGCGGGTCTATGAAGCGGATCTTCTTGACCCGGAGAGTTCAGAGAAGATTAACCATGGTATTGCCATTTGTCATATTGACACGTCAGCGTGGAGTGCAAGTCATGTAGCGTTTTTGGCTCTAGGGTCTGGTCCGGGTAGGATTGAAGTTTGTCATTGGATCTTTGAGAATGATATGACGTGGACTACTGTTGATTAAGGCTTTGGACAGCTTTTGTCGTTCGGATACCTAATATTTACTACTGAGTTTTGCTTCAtcgtttttttctctttttgcaGATTTTctcccctttttttttcttaaagctTCCATTCTCATTTTATAGTATATTCGTAAAATTAAGATTGAAGTTGAGGGATACATGATTATTTGGTTTTAACAGGAAAAGAGTTTTTGTCACGTGATCTGCAAGATTCGGCTTATGTTCAAAACCAAAGTCAGTTTCTTGCAAGCCAAGCAATTATCATATCTATCATATCCGCCTGCAACACAATCGTTTGCCAGCTTGTAAAGTAACCGTGTTCAGACAACGCTACTCCAAGATCTCTTACACGGTGTAATCCACTTACTCAAAGAAATATAGCTTTGTTGCTCGATATTCAGCAGTTTTCTCAAAGTAGTTTTCTGAAAAGTAGGAGAAAGGGAATCGACCCTATAACTCAGACCTCTCCAACTCATGTGAAAACACCAATATGATGCCACATTATCTGTACTAATGTAGCGACAGTGTTACTTCCATGACGTAATTGTTTCACAAAATCAATCATTATGATGGCAGAACACAGTGCATCGGCTACAGCATCTACTTCAAGGATTTTTAACCTTAATAGCCCTAGATCCAGAAGACGAGTAACCAAAGGAAGTCAGGAGAgaagaatcatcatcatcacttacTACCAGAATTTTTATGAATGTTAGGAGTTCCCTGCAATTGCATAACATAAATACTTTCATAATCTTGGCAAGAGCAAGATCCATCTGCGAACGAAACAAGTCCTAACACAATAACATTATAATCGAGTGACATTTTTAATCTACTGTGTTTGACCAAACTATAGAATCAGTTAAGTTAGCTAAAAAATGTTATCTCTGGCTTTTTCAAGTGGACTAGCATCAGGTCGGATAGATTCAGAGAGATGGCTTTGAGTTAACTATAACGATGACGTATGTGGCATTAGTGCGTTGAGCTTAGAAACGGCAATGTATAGAGTATGTGAGGTTTTGTTTATTTCGTCCCACATCGTCAAATAACAGGGAACTTTTACGGTTTATATATCAGAGAGATGGAAGTGAAGGTCACGACCTTACTTGAACAGGATCTGTTCTATAGGCTCGTACCTCTGTATCCTTGATTTATAAGGAGACAGGCCCCTAAACCTGGTTGATGAATCATGGCCGTGCGACTTGAGTGTGATTAACGGTTGTGATTCTCCTCGGAGGCTCCGCACTGTAGAGGATCGCTATCCGGTTAGATCTTGATCTCTCCGGATTGGTAGCACGGTTGTCTGACAGGCTTTACTTTTTTCAGTTGAAACATATTATAATGTCACATGCTCAAAACGATCCCACAATTGTTgctttttcatatatatgtaattctGCCCTGGAGCCATGTTTATTAGAATGTTGTAGTAGATATATGGCATTTGAGCTCTGTGTCTTCTGAAGCTCAAACTCATTAAGACAAGAATCTAGATAGTTACTTTCTGCCTGCCGTTTTGATTCTCAACTTATAATTTTCTTTCTTAGTAGAATTACGAGCAGAAGAAAATATGTGAACTCTGGGATGTTAtgattcaaaactaattgataTTATACAACAAATACTCAGTTTTTTACCCTAGATTGTAAAATGAACTGTTTGGGTGGAACCTTGAAAAAGGCATATCAAAAACTCACGAGCAGCCGTGAAGTGGACACAGGATCAAACTGAACCAAACTTTtacaaattaaaccaaaattaaccaaaaattacaaataaCCAAAATTTAACACGTTTGTTTTCTCAAGAGTTAAGACTGAACCGAACGGAATAACTAATCAGTTCAATTCGGTGGCAGTACCCGAAAGCTGACAAGACAAGTTAAGGAAAGCGTGAGAATACCAAATCGACAACAGTAATATCAGCCTAGATAGATAGGCATCAAGCAATAGCTTTCTTGGGTCTTTTAGCTCTTAATAACTCAAAATTTCCTGTCTACAAAAGTTtattgttttgaggttgtgtaCAGATTAACACCACACCTCCTTGATCTCCAAGAGAACTCTATCACTTTTAAAATTTCCAAGTTCACTTTTTGGGTCAGCAATTCATTCCACCAAAATGAGCATTTTCCATGCCATCAATAACCACTACTAGATTATGTGTGCTATTATCAGCATCCTGGAGGCAAGGTCGAGAACAAGTTTTATACAAATAATGACCCATAATACACCCTTTCCATAAAATATCCTGAGAGAAATATAAAAGACCAGACAATAAGGATTAACCATAGAGAAGACTTATGCAAGTAAGCAGCGAAACAGAGCATAACTACAAAACTTTGCTAGAGGATTGCATTAGATTCTATAGGCggataaaacatagaaaataaaCTGTAGAGACTGAAGCAGATTCTTGTAAACAATAATCTGGctatattccattttttttttggttattctgATATAGCCATAACTCCCAAGACTGAAGCAGCCAGACATTATATGGTAAGGATGTTTGGTAATTGGTACTGACATCCAGGGAACACAACGGATCACAAGTGTTTGGGTGCAAAGTACTTGACGTGAATGTTCAAGAGAAAGATATGTTATCTCATAGACTATGAGTCATAGTTGTGTCTGTCATGTTAGCTTGGCAATGACGATACAAATCTGTGACCACCTCTGTTAACAACAACCAGTTAATCCACCAAAAACGGTTTCTAGATTGTCCAGTAGTATCTTTGGCTTGACAAGAACCAAAGTCTTGGGTCTGCTTCTTGAGAAATTATCCAACAGCCCAAGTGCTTTCCGCATAATTACGCAGAAGTGGAATCAATCGATTGAGAGCGAACGAGACTACGAACTTCTGGGGCAAGAGCTTCGCCGCTGTGGAGACAGAGCATGAAATTCCGTCACAAACTTATCTACCGGAAACTTATCATGAAACGCAATCACGGACTCAGAAGAGATTATTCAAAGAAACATCTGTTTCAGTCTCTTTCATCTGCTTACTGTATTTGGTATTAGTTTTTTTCTGAGGGGAGAAACGACCGCGCATTGGAAATAGGTCATTGTGGGGAGAAACACGACGACGTATTTAGCGTGCCATGTTGTTTATTACATCCCACATCGTTAACAAACAGAGAAGTCAAGCCGTTTATAAAGAGCAGAGTCGAAGGTAGAGGTCACGACCTTACTTGAACAGGATCTGTTCTATAGGCTCGTACTTCTGTATCCTTGATTTCTAAGGAGACAGGCCCCTAAACCTGGTTGATGAATTATGGCCGTGCGATCTGAGTGTGATTAACGGCTACGATTCTCCTAGGAGTCTCTGCGCTGTAGAGGATCGCTATCCGGTTAGGTCTTGACCTCTCTGGGGTGGTCGCACGGTTCTATGACAGGCTTTCCTTTTTTTGCCTTTCTACTATCTGTTTCTTATGCTTTTTCACCTATATAACTTTTGCTACTGCAAAAACAAACCCTGTCGTTGAGTTCAATTAGTCGTAGTCTTCTCCGACCATGAATCGTTCTGATCTTGACCTAGCGTAATGTATATTGATAGTTTCGACGAGTTTGACTTACAGAACCTCTGTACGTTTCTAGTATATGTATTTGTGTTGGATGAGGCAATGAATGCTCTACTCCTTGGCCATGTTTTCTCTGGAACTAATGCGTAATGCTACTTTGAGGATTGAGCTATTGCTCTAAAGCTGAAATGGGGCAGTTAAGGGGGTAGCTAGGAGATGTTTCCTCAAGAATTAATAATGACGCTTTGCGGATTGAGCTAATAGCCAACTTTGGGACAGATGTcagaaaaaaaacatctttgTTATATAAACTCCTCTTACGAATCACAGATGCAGGAATGATTTTGAAGATAGTTTTGAGTTCAGTATGTATTCTCTGACGTTCCAACTCATTCAGACAATCATGCAACCTCTCTATGTTTTTAAAGACTAGAagcaaagataaaaaaaaatatatatagtaaacaATAAAGGCCCTACAACGATGACATTAGTTAGTAGATCCAAAAGTcatactagaaaaaaaaaaccagtcTCGTGATCAAAGATTTCGTATTATGGAACAAACCAGAAACTCTTAAAGAATGGAACATATAATGATGTTTGTGTACCTGTCGCAAGATCAAATACACCACAGTTAGTTGTTCTGTTACAACGATCACTACTTGGGAAAATATCATCTTCATCACCACCGAAACAGATTGTATCACTCTTGATTCCCCAACCATTAATACCTTTGATTGGTGCTTTTATTTTGACTCCATGACC
This genomic stretch from Brassica napus cultivar Da-Ae chromosome C9, Da-Ae, whole genome shotgun sequence harbors:
- the LOC106429090 gene encoding polygalacturonase 1 beta-like protein 2, with product MNIIEAAFFLCFISSSNVHFAGATKQTAGNITPSENPFTPKASLIRYWNKRINGGSPPPSFFLSKASPLTTVDSTRFATLASRHALDTRLYDFCTAAKLFCFPELAAHSVTEKHGDDVGFSVYSDKNFTNYGSDRLAGADTFKNYSGGDNIGVDSFRRYSRDSAGHDDGFSNYAGEVNVADQSFTTYATGSTGGAGDFTNYHTNANQPNGRFTSYSDEANGRSQSFTTYSENANSGAQTFTSYSKNGNGAPNGFSGYGSGSNVVKSGFSGYGETANGANDTFTSYGGDGNLPVNDFKKYGERGNGAVYGFKSYRDQSNIGADSFSSYAKDSHNEKVNFVNYGKSFNLGSDDFTGYGQGNDGGNVSFKTYGQGPSFKAYTKDGVVFARYFNNASSSGKKVNKWTEPGKFFRESMLREGTLMQMPDIKDKMPKRTFLPRTIVSKLSFSSSKTGEVWRIFGAGENSSMAGIISSAISECERPPSYGETKRCVGSAEDMIDFATSVLGHGVVVRTTENVVGSKKKIVIGKVKGINGGDLTRAVSCHQSLYPYLLYYCHSVPKVRVYEADLLDPESSEKINHGIAICHIDTSAWSASHVAFLALGSGPGRIEVCHWIFENDMTWTTVD
- the LOC125593457 gene encoding uncharacterized mitochondrial protein AtMg00810-like, which produces MKQPAGFVDQEHPHHVWKLNKAIYGLKQAPRAWFDKFSTFLIDFGFCCSKSDPSLFVYKTETDIIILLLYVDDMVITGNSSESLDHLLKQLNSEFRMTDMGKLHYFLGIQVQTHDKGLFLCQQKYAEDLLAVARMKDCEPIPTPLPHQLNRVEDKSELFSHPTYFRSLAGKLQYLTLTRPDIQFAVNYVC